The DNA region GTGAGTATGGGAAGAGAGGAGAAAAAATAATGGCCAATATACTTGTCGTCGAAGATGATATTTTTGTTTCTGACATGTTAAGCCAAGTGCTGACGCGTGCGAATCATAATGTCAAAGTTGCTAAAGATGGTGAAGACGCGGTTATGGTGCTAAAATCATTTGTGCCCGATGTTATGGTCACAGATATTTTAATGCCTAAGAAAAGCGGTACTACTTTAATTTCAGAAGTAAAGGCGCAACATCCAAGTATGGAAATTATTGCCATTTCTGGTGGGGGACGTGCGGATCCTATTGGATATCTTGATTTATCTGAAGAGCTTGGCGCTGCTATTTCTTTTGCGAAGCCGGTGGATAATGATGCCATTTTGATGACGATTGATTTGTTGCTTGCAAAGAAAAAATAACCATTTGAAGGGCGAAGCCCCTACAAAGATTG from Gammaproteobacteria bacterium includes:
- a CDS encoding response regulator, with the translated sequence MANILVVEDDIFVSDMLSQVLTRANHNVKVAKDGEDAVMVLKSFVPDVMVTDILMPKKSGTTLISEVKAQHPSMEIIAISGGGRADPIGYLDLSEELGAAISFAKPVDNDAILMTIDLLLAKKK